The Chionomys nivalis chromosome 1, mChiNiv1.1, whole genome shotgun sequence sequence agagaaaagtcaTCACCTATGCAGGTTGCATTACCCAGATGTACTTCTTATTGCTTTTTTCAGGGTTAGATATCTTTTTGCTGACtgtgatggcctatgaccgctatgtggctatCTGCCACCCCCTACATTACATGGTTATTATGAATACAAGACACTGTGTATTGCTGATTCTAGCATGCTGGATCATAGGTATCCTGAATTCCCTATTACACAGTTCTTTAGCCTTACGGCTGTCATTCTGCACAAACTTGGAAATTCCTCACTTTTTCTGTGAACTAAATCAGGTGGTACACCATGCCTGTTCTGACATCTTTGTTAATGACATGGTAATTTACATTACAGCCATGTTACTGGCTGTGGGTCCCCTGTCTGGCATCCTTTACTCTTACTCTAAGATAGTGTCCTCCATACGTGCAATCTCCTCAGCTCAGGGGAAGTACAAAGCATTTTCCACATGTGCATCTCACCTTTCagttgtctctttattttattgCACCCTCCTGGGAGTGTACCTCAGTTCTGCTGTGACCCAAAACTCACATGCTACTGCAATGGCTTCATTGATGTACACTGTGGTCACCCCTATGCTAAACCCCTTCATTTATAGTCTGAGGAACAAAGATATAAAAACAGCTCTAAAAATCCTGTTAGGGACTGTAACTAGAAACAGACCAATGGATTTACCTCCATAACATATCTGTTTTGTAGTAGTCAATGTGTTGGATTATCCAGTTGAATCTATTGATTATATTGAATAACAAAATTTTAATCTTTCATCTCCTATAATCGTTCTTGCTTTTGTCATACAATTCAAGTCTTCTCTTAATTTCTTCTGGCATGTGTAATCTATTgccatttccttcttttcccagTGTATTCCCATCCTTGGATCAGAAACTTCTGTTAATTGCTGCTTCATTTAGAGAATGACTGGGATTTCTGAAGAATTAGTTATTTTGGAATATATATGTTGAAAGTTCTCCCCCTGTCACTAAAGGAATATTCTTAAGTTTGAGCCTTCTGTGGAAGTAATTCTCCTTGCCAAATGAGGTGGATATACACTGTATTTAATTTTTAGCATCACAAACATGAAGCAGCCTCTGCAGAGTCATAAAGCATTATGAAAGTGGGGGCAGAAATTCACAAAAAAAGCAGAGGTTGTATGGACCACTGGGAAATTTTGTCTTCTGGACATAACATGAGTGTCACAATCTTAAATCCCCAGTGGCTATGGTTGCCTATACAAAAGCTTCATGAGATCAAACCAGTCAAGAGTCCAGTGTGTAGCTGAAAAAAGGCTTTTAGGGTTCCATTCCTAGCCGAGGAACTATCTGTAATTAAGGACTGCAAGTGGAGGGAGGGTTATTCCTGTTTGGAAACTTGACCCCTGGCCTTGTTCATGGTCCCCCATACTTGTGCATATGGCCAACACTAATTAGACTAAGTTATTAAGAGAAATTATAAGAGACATATATTTGGGAGGTGGGCATAATAAGGGGATATGGGAAGAGTTGGAGAGAGGAATAGGATGTGGATGTCatcaaaatatatgtatacatatgcaaaatttcaaataataaataaaaatatattttatatatcgaGCCACAggttttttatgtgttctttcatttttctttcttttttaaacagaatACTGAGtgatccaggctgaccttgaactcatgagctTCCTTCCTCTACTTTCTAAATTATAgaatttgtctttctctttcttcctagactctctcccttcctttgtttctctccttttgttccttcttttctttcacttcCCTCCATCCTCTGCTTATCTCTCTATTTCTTTCACTTTGAGAACTGAAGTCAGGGACTTGTgcataaaaaaagaatatgttctTTGCTGATCTATGCCATTAATTTCTCAATGTGATTTTATGCCACATCTTACCTCCTCATTATACTCATGCATACTTTAACATACAAATGTCTTCTCTACTGGatgtttgatttcattttctcccCAAATGACACTTGGAAATTGCAGAGAACATGATGAATACAGTAGTTCTTGGCAAAAGCTGATTATTTCCACTGGAATTTACATGGAGAGAAATACTTGAATACTTGATTGACTTGATATGGCCTTAAAGTCACGGGTGATTTTAATATGATAAAGCAAACAAATTTACACAATTAAATGacttttattatagaaaataCTTCTTTTTCATGTTGTGTTTC is a genomic window containing:
- the LOC130882686 gene encoding olfactory receptor 7A17-like, encoding MEHGNDTQLSEFLLLAFSENQPQIQPLIFGLFLSMYLVTVFGNSLIIMAIIVDSHLHTPMYIFLSNLSFVDICFTSTTIPQMLVNIQTQRKVITYAGCITQMYFLLLFSGLDIFLLTVMAYDRYVAICHPLHYMVIMNTRHCVLLILACWIIGILNSLLHSSLALRLSFCTNLEIPHFFCELNQVVHHACSDIFVNDMVIYITAMLLAVGPLSGILYSYSKIVSSIRAISSAQGKYKAFSTCASHLSVVSLFYCTLLGVYLSSAVTQNSHATAMASLMYTVVTPMLNPFIYSLRNKDIKTALKILLGTVTRNRPMDLPP